One Algoriphagus sp. Y33 genomic window, ATTTTGGCAACAAAAAAATCAATGACAAATTCAACTGGCATCACGAGGTTCAGTATCGTAACTTCAATTTTATAGGCGACACAGAGCAACTGCTCTTGAGGACGGGCTTGGGGTATGACCTTTCGGAAAACAACAATAACATCCTTGTGGGTTATAGTTTTGTCTATAGTGAACCTTACATTCAGAACACGGATGAAAAAACCAAGTTTAACGAACACCGTATTTATCAACAGTTCATTACACGACAAGCGTTTGGACGTTTCGCACTACAACACCGCTACAGATTTGAACAACGATTTTTCGATGATGACTTTATACTTAGGCTAAGATATTTTCTTTCTCTAAATGTGGCTCTTAGCAAAAAACAAATGACTGACAATACACTCTATTTTTCTACATACAATGAGGTTTTCATGAATACAGAACAGACATTTTTTGACAGAAACAGACTTTATGGAGGACTTGGATACAGATTTTCTAACATGAGAACAGAAATTGGTATAATGAACCAATCCACCAATAATGCTTCCCGAAATCAATTGAATATAATCACATTTCTAAATTTTTAGATTATTGAGTCAGAGGCTGACAACTTAAAAAAATACGGTTAAAGGAACACACAGAGGCATGATTATACACCGCACGAGATTCCATAACCTGTCCCTACTATTCGGGGTAGTCATTGAAAAACAAATTATAAACGCATGAAAGAAAAAGATTCTTTAGCAGTTCTAGATCAGGGCCCCTTTTATCATGGAACGAAGGCAGATTTGAAAGTTGGCGACTTGCTGACATCGGGATTTAGATCCAATTACCGCCCGGATGTGATTATGAATCATATTTATTTCACTGCCCTGGTCTAGGGGGCAGGTCTTGCCGCTGAACTGGCTCCCGGCGATGAGCCTCCACGTATATATAGTGTAGAACCGACGGGACATTTTGAAAATGATCCCAATGTCACCGACAAAAAATTCCCGGGCAATCCGACCCGTTCTTATCGTAGCAAAGAGCCCCTAAAAATCATTGGCGAAGTAACCGATTGGGTCCGTCTACCACCCGAAGAACTCAAGAAATGGCAAGAAAATCTGAAAAAATTACGGGGGGATCCGAAGACAGAAATCATAAACTAATCAATACGATTTCCTCAATAAAAAAACCAACTCGCCGCTACAAGATACCGTCGAGAGGGCGAGGCTAATACTGAGCGTATAACAAGCGTCGAGGGACTACGTTTTTCAACCCTACAGATGCAAATCTATTGTATGCCTTAAACATCCAAAATATGCCTGCCCTTTTCCCCTATCCGCTGTGAAGTTTCTACCGTTATATACTTTCTTTGGTCAATCTGCTGAGGTTGCTCTCTGCTGCAAAAATAACTATGGATACTTCTTCGCACGCGGTCAGTTTGATTAGTAGTACCACCATGCCAAACGTGCGAGTTAAAAATAAACACCGATCCTGCGGGAGCTATAATCCGGATTTCGTCGGGATGTTTGTCATACGGGTCTGCCATCACTTCATCGGGCAAGGTGCTTAATCTATGTGATTTGGGTACGATTCGGGTAGACCCATTTGTGGCTGTAAAATCGTCCAACAGCCAAATACTGTTGCAAACTTTGTATGAGTCATTCACGACCGTATTTTTC contains:
- a CDS encoding DUF2490 domain-containing protein, producing MKRILLILLFAPLSLFAQTSDFGNWLIYFGNKKINDKFNWHHEVQYRNFNFIGDTEQLLLRTGLGYDLSENNNNILVGYSFVYSEPYIQNTDEKTKFNEHRIYQQFITRQAFGRFALQHRYRFEQRFFDDDFILRLRYFLSLNVALSKKQMTDNTLYFSTYNEVFMNTEQTFFDRNRLYGGLGYRFSNMRTEIGIMNQSTNNASRNQLNIITFLNF
- a CDS encoding phytanoyl-CoA dioxygenase family protein codes for the protein MLTTEEIEFLDSYGYLDLGQLLTAEQVKKVNDRIDELMWSEGENAGAELAESKYIRHPKEEGADRLANLVNKGSIFDVFYTHPRVLAGIEAVLGKAYKLSSLNYRAAKPNQGLQKLHVDWKNTVVNDSYKVCNSIWLLDDFTATNGSTRIVPKSHRLSTLPDEVMADPYDKHPDEIRIIAPAGSVFIFNSHVWHGGTTNQTDRVRRSIHSYFCSREQPQQIDQRKYITVETSQRIGEKGRHILDV